The Lathyrus oleraceus cultivar Zhongwan6 chromosome 5, CAAS_Psat_ZW6_1.0, whole genome shotgun sequence genome includes the window GAGCATTGATAATTGTATCATAATTTTCTTTGTTCCCATATAGCTTTGTGTATTATTCCCTATGCGTCATCATCTCTTGTATAAGATGACGATGAACAAATTTATTGTCGTCCTCTCCTTTACTGAGCAAACCCGAAATAGCTTGAAAACCACAATTGTCATAACCTTCAACATTTACAATCCACTCaatgtatttgtgcataaaaacAGACATCTCTTCAATGTGTTTTTGGTAACAACAATGAAGGAGATGGTTTACTAATGCGAGCATccttaaaaatattttttttttgggatttttgAGTCGGAGAATCTGGAAAATATGAGTCAACATATTCATAGTATGAAGGAGACCGTCATGTGGAGTTATCACTTTGTATCTGTTTGACCTTTTTAGGGACACCCTTTGTTTTAACCAATTCCGACGGTTGTTTCAAATCCAGTGTTTCTAGACAATCAATCTTCCTCATTGGCTCTTTAATGTGAAATTTCATGATGTCATTAGCTTTCATGAATCTCTCTTGGATCACTTCCCACTCGATCATGATAGATATGTTTGATTGATCATCCTTCATCGCACCATCATCATCAAAACAATGTCTTTTCCAGTGAGTGAAAACTTCATCCATACATATTGATTTTTCAATATTCATACTATTTGAAATTAAACAAGCACATGGAAGACCATACGTCTTCCTAAGTGTACATCCATACTTTGAACTATATGAACATGCTTTATCTTCTCCCTTGGCTTcgtgaaaaataaaattcaatgtcGCCCGAGATATGTGGCCAACCAATTGTGAATAAATGATGTTGTCTTTGAGTCGGTGTTCTAACACAGTAGCGCTCCAACCAAAAGATGTATTTATCTTATTATGTTGGTTTAAGAGCATTTGGTTCACGACGCCCGAATCTCAACAAAAATTACCTTTACTATTTCCCAATCGATTCTTCAGTCTAACATGTGCAAATCCAACTCTATTGGTTATTATATTGCTAAAGTGTCGAATCTGATCGGTCCAGGAATAATCAATCTTCTCTTTAACCTGATCCAAAACATAGTGCCTTCAACATATTTAAGCAAATATAGATATCTCGCACACACACTCCTAAAATGTATTACAAATTTGGCATATAATTATTTCGTGGAAGAATTTATTATACCATTCCATGCATCCATTATATTTTCCACCACCACACCATGTTTGACCATTTTTTCATCTTTAAATTTGATTTGTTTGGTGCCAACCACATGTTTTACTCGACTTCTCACATTTTTGATTATGTGATACTAACAAAGTAATGCAGACGATGTGTGAAACACCGTTGCAACCAAATTCACCAATGTAGTGTTGCATTCGGTGATTATTACCTATGACACATTTTCTTAGTCCTTCAGCATAGTCTTCCATATTTTCAAAGCCCATGAAACATTTTCCTCTTTTTTGGattcaaaaaatgcaaaatcAATTGAAAAAGTAATTCCCGTAGAAGTAACACCAATAATTTTCAAGAGTAGAagtatatacttgtttgttttgtatgttGAACCAATTATGAGCATGGTGGTAAAAGTGTTAAACAAATTGATGGAATCAGGATGACTCCAAAATATATCTCGGACAATGACTTTATCCTCACAAAAGTTTCAATATAGTCATCATCTTCCAAAAGTTTCAGCAATTGTTGCATCTCATATTTTGGTGCTCTTACCATCTTGTTGTTTCGAACACACACGTTCATTATTTGCTCGATATTTGAAACATTTATAGGTATTTTCCATTTCAAAGATGTGAATATGTTTTTCGGTGCCATCACGTTTAATGTCATGTCCTAAACAAGTTCACTCTCCTCCGGAACAAGGCGACACACAATGGAATGACCGACTAACTTGTCAGTCAAGGCATGATTATGTATATGAGAAATCACATTAAATTTACATGTTTCATCCGTCATATGTTATCCGCTCAATTTAAAAGGACACTCAGATTTTTTGGATCCAATGTCATCTCATTTCAACTTCCTAATTTGTGGTTGGTACATGCCACTTCTTTCGTATTCAATTTTCCGCTTGATATTTTTCTATATCCATCTTCAGAAATATCATTGAGTTGTTAATTAAATCAACTCAATGAATAAAAACACCATTAATGATACATGGAGTATCttagagatgcatctctggataCCTCTATTTTATTGACAAGGATATATATCTATCTGAATACACCTCCTATCTACGTAACCATTAATAATATATAGAGACACATCTTCACACTCTATTTTGTTCAATATTGATCCTATTTTATTCAATATAGGGTTTATAGGATGAATATTTTGTTCAATATCATGAAACTCACCTCCATTTCATAATTATAATACACATCTTAAGTAGGAGAGATACATAGaaattaatatataaaataataatgattttatAATGAATGATGTTTTTCAATTTTAAATATACtattaattattttttaactAATATTATTTAATAAAGAATATTTTGgtaaatttttttatttatatatattttttactaagtgtcaaatgatcaaaacaaATATCCAAATATAATGTGATGATCCAATAAGGAAAGTACACATAACACACATAAATTAAAGGTAAAGAGTGACACGTTAACACTTCATGCATCTAATAAAACGTGTCATCTTTTCTGTTATATCCTTTCGGTTCATGCACatctttattttgtttttcactttAGGGTTCACTCAGATTCACCTAATATAAAAACTTAACCTGATTGTCTGACATCAACTTTTGCCGTACAAAAGGTTGTTTGAGTGAGTGAGAGAATCATTGTTCAAGAACTGAAGAAAAATAATAATGGCCATGATCATGAGCATGATGAGGGTTGCATTTGATATCCCATCTGATATGGAAAAAAATATGGCTCATGATCATGCACAGGTTGTTCCTATAACACTCTTTGTCGCTGTTCTTTGCCTCTGTTTACTCATTGGTCACTTGCTTGAAGAAAGTCGATGGGTTAATGAATCTATTGTTGCCATTTTTGTTGTAAGATCCATACTCGTTATGAAATCTATAATTTCTATTTCTGTTAATATTGCTGTCTCATCATAATTCTTGTTGTCTGTTTTATTGCACATAAGCCATTTGTTGTTAATCATGAACCGTTGAAAATTTAGTTGATTTCACTGATAAATCTGTCATGAACATATACAAATCGACACTGATAATAATTTTAGAAAAAATAAGTAAATTGAACGTAATTATATTCTGATACATGTCAGACACCAGACACTTCTTTGTTCAGAGGTCTCGGTGCTAATAATATACTCTATGCCTCTAACATATTCACTTTGGTAGGGGTGCATTGCTGGAGTGGTTATATTGTTAATAACTCAGGGAAAAAGTTCTCGAATCCTTACATTTAATGAAGAAGTATTCTTCATATATCTCCTTCCTCCTATAATATTCAATGCAGGGTAAAACTTTCTCTCTTGTTTCAGACTTGAAGCATCTCTAGACATTCCAAAATTTGATGTTTTTGAGTTATCTTTTCTGACAGATTTCAGGTGAAGAAGAAACAGTTCTTCCACAACTTTTTGACCATCATGCTGTTTGGAGTGGTCGGTGTTTTCATTTCAACATCTATTATTACTGGTGGTAATGACTGGTCTTTTAGTTTTTCTCTTTAGTGAAGTGTGTAACTTTATTATTTCGATTTCGATAATTTTCATGGATTCACCTTACATTTGGTTCACCTAGGCAGCTGGTGGCTGTTTCCCAAGTTGGGCTTCCCTTCCCTTACAGCGCTAGATTATCTCGGTAAGATTAACTGCATCATCTCAATATTATGCAAAAACACATACAATATTTTTAATTGGTTGGTACATTTCAAGTGTAACATTATTGTAAATTGGACAGTAGCATTTAAATACAAACCCTAATCTTAAATGCTAAGCTTGAGTAACTGAAAGATACTGCACTGCAGTCAGTCTGTAGTTGGACACGTAGGAACAATAATTTCGTGATTAAATCTCGTCTgttctttgtttgtgtttttctTATCTATTTTCTTTTGAATCGGAGTTGTTGTTCTAAAAATAATGATCGATAATCTATATATACGTATTTGGTTAACAATTTGCTTATCTTAATTTGATTCAGCTTTAGGAGTAATTTTCTCCTCAACCGACACAGTATGTACGCTACAGGTTGGTTAGATTTGTGAATAGCTTTATCCATTTAATTATATATCCACATGATCTTAGTTTAAATACTGCATTTGGAGGCTCTTGTAGGTTCTTAATCAAGAAGCTACTCCTTTACTATACAGCTTAGTCTTTGGGGAAGGAGTGGTAAACGATGCAACATCAGTTGTACTCTTCAATGCAGTCCAAAAGCTTGATGTTTCAAGACTTGACGGCAAGGCATTCCGTGTTATCGGTGATTTCTTGTATCTATTCGCAGCAAGCACTGCGCTTGGAGTCATAGTGAGTATTGTTAATGAGCATTGTAGGCAACAAATGACCAAGATATGTTTTTTCAAGTGTTATTAGCTGAATTCACGGCTTCCTATAAATTCTTTAGTTAGTCGATCGCATTACGCTCGTAGTTTTTTCTCGGGAATTCCTGTTTACTTCGATGAATTTTTGTTTATGCAGGCTGGACTTGTCACAGCATATATCTTGAAAGCGTTAACCTTTGGAAAGTATGTACATTTTTATCTATAAGTTCTGTAAAACTAGTATTTAAAGATTGATCTGAAATGTAAACATCAAAGCTCAACAATCCCATTTCATATTCTTGAGTTATGAAGGTGAAAATTTGAGGACAAGTTAACAAATTTTCCCCTGCATATGCATGCAGACATTCAAGTGTTCGTGAAATTTCAATGATGATGTTAATGGCATATTTATCCTACATGTTGGCAGAGGTATTGGATGCTCACTTATTTTGTCTTTTATTGATTTCGCACCAGTTACAAGCCTAAAGAACTAAGGCCCAGTTTGAATAAACAACTTAGTTAAGCACTTAAAATATAAGTGCTTATTAAATACTAGTAAGCTCTTATGTATATAGCTATTTCTACaacaaaagataaaataaagTTAAACTATTTCAATTTACCTATAAGTTGTTTCATAAGTTCCATGGTCTATTTTGATTGACTTATTTTGAGCTTATCTACTGACATAGATTTTGTGAGACTGTTTCGGAAAATTTATGAAAACAATTTAACTTTATTTTATCTTTTGCTGTAGAAATACCTTATGTAAGCTTTTACATAAGTGCTTATCAAGATAACTGCTTTTGCTATAAGCTGCAAATGAGCTATTTATCGAATTTTTATACCAGTATTTATAATGACAGAAAAAATCAAATAAGTTTGTCAAAACAGACAG containing:
- the LOC127084826 gene encoding sodium/hydrogen exchanger 4; its protein translation is MAMIMSMMRVAFDIPSDMEKNMAHDHAQVVPITLFVAVLCLCLLIGHLLEESRWVNESIVAIFVGCIAGVVILLITQGKSSRILTFNEEVFFIYLLPPIIFNAGFQVKKKQFFHNFLTIMLFGVVGVFISTSIITGGSWWLFPKLGFPSLTALDYLALGVIFSSTDTVCTLQVLNQEATPLLYSLVFGEGVVNDATSVVLFNAVQKLDVSRLDGKAFRVIGDFLYLFAASTALGVIAGLVTAYILKALTFGKHSSVREISMMMLMAYLSYMLAELLQLSGILTVFFCGISMSHYAWHNVTEISRTTTRHVFATMSFIAETFIFLYVGMDALDIEKWRMTHLRFGNLLGIYSCLIFLILLGRAAFIFPLSALVNYMNRRVEETPGITLQHQIIIWWAGLMRGAVSIALAFKQFTFSGVTSDPVKATMITNTIIVVLFTTLVFGCLTKPLIRYLLPHHVRRINTRHEESSEPGSPVGDLNLPLLSFHESTETNISRAKESLSMLIGSPVYTIHYYWRKFDDAYMRPIFGGPCSNPDTLEC